The proteins below are encoded in one region of Streptomyces roseirectus:
- a CDS encoding tubulin-like doman-containing protein: MQINQPMLFVGLGGTGGLVGAELERRLRAALCGPDGTALASVGITQRYQLPECLQFVYADYSEAELGRLPHLSVEPALQAAYARTARATHDLLPGYDSSPSVTRELRAAIPREVRDWLPPQATEPRITPLRNGAGQLPTVGRAALFGTLLRDDLTPVMGPLQQAIDIIGRSGGELSRLDGGPISGCDVFVAFSVAGGTGTGIFLDYLHFIGQAFKEKNFSGARIYPLVVMPSAFPLAKGGGRDAELNAARAVVDLFRLVDEQNAPVADDVIGDVDHASGTAIRYPHGRVVRLDTGVMPTAFLFSRTAGIRPDDLRRSMVSLIMSLIGAELGDAPQRDDEHQTFASSFINSDAKRRIRAKSGIGHRGVSTSLVAAMTVPLEPLADLVSARLLAHGVGRLADASAQHSHEYAGTVRRMFADAGLEELWNRDPLPPPEARPTQRGGAGIEDALATRLKEMQATLEDLRRRVARRVPVLAEQFSPQTALERALRTMDPFQVERVVKGVPGDPDPVTRQGVLGMLENRGREPGGGEHRVLLAPAVPKFKDGIAARLSRSRHEELRRRTEAEQDTWYVARTKAIWHEAWRREEQRWRPKATALTAEIAALVEAFHKHREEEPRAYKAQVMELYDDRTGVSYLLPPQHNLTDFYADLCERLTKRENLRDSDDEAALVRALVGADQWQAARTIARRNLDAAIAPVKAAIEQRIKQLFAQSGTLHDEKPLLPSMAVLLEAAAGVSTAADTVGKAALDQFRFKIAGLIPHGFVPEGGGPLKVLVVYPRSSAKDTVEDYLRKHLSLPRGSTEFNGVETDSITVVLFRREMSLTEVPEVRKVLKRWAAARETEVDADYLDWRQRLGRGGEWLAATAEDRREILHRLLCALWKGQVEVVEGTDDEPGKVLVRLHSTLPDDVTTDLPGIELRLGDHRRGGVSGWARLLHAYEQIALLTEDPVVETYCQALMEHSANGLAAAGKGPHPLYVHLVEELAPRQIALIQDRLARSVHTSTEWAHSLLEFWTQLLPAALDTPFSDKNAVAPTLRSLRAALLELDVTPRQEPRAQGEFPWVERADGERPRERPLPPFAGPAAGSDGWPGDEPDTPAAPAPTPARAEHPARRAGAGEAGDPWKDVE; this comes from the coding sequence ATGCAGATCAACCAGCCGATGCTCTTCGTCGGCCTCGGCGGCACCGGAGGGCTCGTCGGCGCCGAGCTGGAGCGCCGCCTGCGGGCCGCGCTGTGCGGCCCCGACGGCACCGCCCTCGCCTCCGTGGGCATCACCCAGCGCTACCAGCTGCCCGAATGCCTCCAGTTCGTGTACGCCGACTACAGCGAGGCCGAACTCGGCCGGCTGCCGCACCTGAGCGTGGAGCCCGCGCTCCAGGCGGCGTACGCGCGCACCGCCCGCGCCACCCACGACCTGCTGCCGGGCTACGACAGCTCCCCGAGCGTGACGCGCGAACTGCGCGCCGCGATCCCGCGCGAGGTCCGCGACTGGCTGCCCCCGCAGGCCACCGAACCCCGGATCACCCCGCTGCGCAACGGCGCGGGCCAGCTCCCGACGGTCGGCCGCGCCGCCCTCTTCGGGACGCTCCTGCGCGACGACCTGACGCCCGTGATGGGCCCGTTGCAGCAGGCCATCGACATCATCGGCCGCTCCGGTGGCGAGCTGAGCCGGCTCGACGGCGGCCCGATCTCCGGGTGCGACGTGTTCGTCGCGTTCTCCGTCGCGGGCGGCACCGGCACCGGGATCTTCCTCGACTACCTGCACTTCATCGGGCAGGCGTTCAAGGAGAAGAACTTCAGCGGCGCCCGCATCTACCCGCTCGTCGTCATGCCGTCCGCGTTCCCGCTCGCCAAGGGCGGCGGCCGGGACGCCGAACTCAACGCCGCGCGGGCCGTCGTGGACCTGTTCCGGCTGGTCGACGAGCAGAACGCGCCCGTCGCGGACGACGTCATCGGCGACGTCGACCACGCCTCCGGCACCGCGATCCGCTACCCGCACGGCCGTGTGGTGCGCCTGGACACCGGGGTCATGCCGACGGCGTTCCTGTTCAGCCGCACCGCCGGGATCCGCCCGGACGACCTGCGCCGCTCGATGGTGTCGCTCATCATGTCGCTGATCGGCGCGGAGCTGGGTGACGCACCCCAACGGGACGACGAGCACCAGACGTTCGCCTCCAGTTTCATCAACTCCGACGCCAAGCGTCGTATCCGCGCCAAGTCCGGCATCGGGCACCGGGGCGTCTCCACGAGTCTCGTCGCCGCCATGACCGTCCCCCTGGAACCCCTCGCCGACCTGGTGTCGGCGCGCCTGCTCGCGCACGGCGTGGGCCGGCTCGCGGACGCCTCCGCGCAGCACAGCCACGAGTACGCCGGCACGGTGCGCCGCATGTTCGCCGACGCCGGGCTCGAAGAGCTGTGGAACCGCGACCCCCTCCCGCCGCCCGAGGCGCGCCCCACCCAGCGCGGCGGCGCCGGCATCGAGGACGCCCTCGCCACCCGGCTCAAGGAGATGCAGGCGACGCTGGAGGACCTGCGCCGCCGGGTCGCGCGCCGCGTCCCCGTGCTCGCCGAGCAGTTCTCGCCGCAGACGGCCCTGGAGCGCGCCCTGCGCACCATGGACCCCTTCCAGGTCGAACGCGTCGTCAAGGGCGTCCCCGGCGACCCCGACCCGGTCACCCGGCAGGGTGTGCTCGGCATGCTGGAGAACCGGGGCCGCGAACCCGGCGGCGGCGAGCACCGGGTCCTGCTGGCGCCGGCCGTGCCGAAGTTCAAGGACGGCATCGCCGCCCGCCTCTCCCGCTCCCGGCACGAGGAGCTGAGGCGGCGGACCGAGGCCGAGCAGGACACCTGGTACGTGGCCCGCACCAAGGCGATCTGGCACGAGGCGTGGCGCAGGGAGGAGCAGCGCTGGCGCCCCAAGGCCACCGCCCTCACCGCCGAGATCGCCGCCCTCGTCGAGGCGTTCCACAAGCACCGCGAGGAGGAGCCGCGCGCCTACAAGGCGCAGGTGATGGAGCTGTACGACGACCGCACCGGCGTCTCCTACCTGCTGCCCCCGCAGCACAACCTCACCGATTTCTACGCCGACCTGTGCGAACGCCTCACCAAACGCGAGAACCTGCGGGACAGCGACGACGAGGCGGCGCTGGTGCGCGCGCTGGTCGGCGCCGACCAGTGGCAGGCGGCCCGCACGATCGCCCGCCGCAACCTGGACGCGGCGATCGCGCCCGTGAAGGCGGCGATCGAGCAGCGGATCAAGCAACTCTTCGCGCAGAGCGGCACGTTGCACGACGAGAAGCCGCTCCTGCCGTCCATGGCCGTCCTGCTGGAGGCGGCGGCCGGGGTCTCCACCGCCGCCGACACCGTCGGCAAGGCCGCCCTCGACCAGTTCCGGTTCAAGATCGCCGGGCTGATCCCGCACGGCTTCGTGCCCGAGGGCGGCGGGCCGCTCAAGGTCCTGGTGGTGTACCCGCGTTCGTCGGCCAAGGACACCGTCGAGGACTACCTGCGCAAGCACCTGTCGCTGCCGCGCGGCTCCACCGAGTTCAACGGCGTCGAGACGGACTCGATCACCGTCGTGCTGTTCCGCCGCGAGATGAGCCTCACCGAGGTGCCCGAGGTCCGCAAGGTCCTCAAGCGCTGGGCGGCGGCCCGCGAGACCGAGGTCGACGCCGACTACCTCGACTGGCGCCAGCGCCTGGGCCGCGGCGGCGAATGGCTCGCCGCGACCGCCGAGGACCGCCGCGAGATCCTGCACCGGCTGCTGTGCGCCCTGTGGAAGGGTCAGGTCGAGGTCGTCGAGGGCACCGACGACGAACCCGGCAAGGTCCTCGTCCGCCTGCACAGCACCCTTCCCGACGACGTCACCACCGACCTCCCCGGCATCGAACTGCGCCTCGGCGACCACCGCCGGGGCGGCGTCTCCGGCTGGGCCCGCCTCCTGCACGCCTACGAACAGATCGCCCTGCTCACCGAGGACCCCGTCGTCGAGACGTACTGCCAGGCCCTCATGGAACACAGCGCGAACGGCCTCGCCGCCGCCGGCAAGGGCCCGCACCCGCTCTACGTCCACCTCGTCGAGGAACTGGCGCCCCGTCAGATCGCCCTGATCCAGGACCGGTTGGCGCGCTCCGTGCACACCTCCACCGAATGGGCGCACTCCCTCCTGGAGTTCTGGACCCAGCTCCTGCCCGCCGCCCTCGACACCCCCTTCTCCGACAAGAACGCCGTGGCCCCCACCCTGCGCTCCCTGCGCGCCGCCCTCCTCGAACTCGATGTGACACCCCGTCAGGAACCGCGCGCACAGGGCGAGTTTCCCTGGGTCGAACGGGCTGACGGCGAGCGTCCCCGCGAACGCCCCCTGCCGCCCTTCGCCGGCCCCGCCGCCGGATCCGACGGCTGGCCCGGCGACGAACCCGACACCCCCGCCGCCCCCGCCCCCACCCCGGCCCGCGCCGAGCACCCCGCCCGCAGGGCCGGCGCGGGCGAGGCCGGCGACCCCTGGAAGGACGTCGAATGA
- a CDS encoding vWA domain-containing protein, with protein MTSSRGRYTRLGALFATAAVMSTAALTPTAAADESTDRPVHYVVAVDQSASLGAGDVEREREAVGTIAVSEPSSRSTLEVLGFASADEPGQTAVDKVCPPRSLDALGREKTPDCAQRLRRREQHEGAGTDFIEVIRQAVTDLSTAPDTDPRVLFLMTDGVLDVRGSLKYRNLDERSAREAARKDLADVLADAAAAKVQIWPLGFGEADEKALGRMAGAGYQAGCDAHLPDARPRPHMADSPEKIGGALQDAFATSRCLYRDEGGSRRPPGELAVRISPLATEGTIVVEKGDPAVTAAYYDPRGRRIEPGARDDDSTYTFTGQGRATESLRITRPLPGSWRVELAAPEGHRDRTATVSVLWHGAVRSTISLSEYAPAPGSEVEMRVPILTREETRPAPRDLRGITVTGTLTGKGIGTPVPIRLTGDGRGRFTGKVTVPQQASGALMFTSRVSAVGLRPDVRSQPAAVFTPGKSLEAALALGGASLHPGQAHDAKLTVSNKDTRPHTLTLAFAGTEATGLTLTPRHITVQPGAGAREFTVTLGVGDRLGFPVRAEPTSLGGKIVVTDESGAVLVDQLLDPVAVSVEKSRLPWIVAGVAVFVLAAGGVLVLLFLRRRAAVRPRGTLVLEDPWGRELAVHPVLDGRGRWYRFDIVEEGDSPRVRRADQGEWAMRRTPAGDAELRRGTAEPVTVRPGEGLSAGDDLVLKVVDAVAATPPPDTWSPYASEAGHPDL; from the coding sequence TTGACCAGTTCCAGGGGCCGGTACACCCGGCTGGGGGCCCTGTTCGCCACGGCGGCGGTGATGAGCACGGCCGCCCTCACACCGACGGCCGCAGCGGACGAGAGCACCGACCGGCCCGTCCACTACGTCGTCGCCGTCGACCAGTCCGCCAGCCTCGGCGCCGGTGACGTGGAGCGCGAGCGGGAAGCCGTCGGCACGATCGCGGTGAGCGAGCCGTCCAGCCGCTCCACGCTGGAGGTGCTGGGCTTCGCGAGCGCCGACGAGCCGGGCCAGACGGCCGTCGACAAGGTCTGCCCGCCCCGCTCCCTCGACGCGCTGGGCCGGGAGAAGACCCCGGACTGCGCGCAGCGCCTGCGCCGGCGCGAGCAGCACGAGGGCGCCGGGACGGACTTCATCGAGGTGATCCGGCAGGCGGTCACCGACCTGAGCACCGCCCCCGACACCGACCCGCGCGTCCTGTTCCTGATGACGGACGGCGTCCTGGACGTGCGGGGCAGCCTCAAGTACCGGAACCTGGACGAGCGTTCGGCCCGGGAGGCGGCGCGCAAGGACCTCGCGGACGTGCTCGCCGACGCCGCCGCCGCGAAGGTGCAGATCTGGCCGCTCGGCTTCGGCGAGGCCGACGAGAAGGCGCTCGGGCGGATGGCGGGCGCCGGCTACCAGGCGGGCTGCGACGCGCACCTGCCGGACGCCCGCCCCAGGCCGCACATGGCGGACAGCCCCGAGAAGATCGGCGGCGCCCTCCAGGACGCGTTCGCCACGTCCCGCTGCCTCTACCGCGACGAGGGCGGCTCGCGGCGTCCGCCGGGCGAACTCGCCGTCCGGATCTCGCCGCTGGCCACCGAGGGCACCATCGTCGTCGAGAAGGGCGACCCGGCGGTCACCGCCGCCTACTACGACCCGCGCGGGCGCCGGATCGAGCCCGGCGCGCGGGACGACGACTCGACGTACACGTTCACCGGGCAGGGCCGGGCCACCGAGTCGCTGCGCATCACCCGCCCGCTGCCCGGGAGTTGGCGGGTCGAGCTGGCCGCTCCCGAGGGGCACCGGGACCGGACGGCCACGGTGAGCGTCCTGTGGCACGGCGCGGTGCGCTCCACGATCTCGCTCAGCGAGTACGCGCCCGCCCCCGGCAGCGAGGTCGAGATGCGGGTGCCGATCCTGACCCGCGAGGAGACCCGGCCGGCCCCGCGCGACCTGCGCGGCATCACCGTCACGGGCACCCTCACCGGCAAGGGCATCGGCACGCCGGTGCCGATCCGCCTCACCGGCGACGGACGAGGCCGGTTCACCGGCAAGGTGACGGTCCCTCAACAAGCGTCCGGCGCCCTCATGTTCACGTCCCGCGTGTCCGCCGTCGGGCTGCGGCCGGACGTCCGCAGCCAGCCCGCCGCCGTCTTCACCCCCGGCAAGTCCCTGGAGGCGGCCCTCGCGCTCGGCGGCGCGAGCCTGCACCCGGGGCAGGCGCACGACGCGAAGCTGACCGTCTCCAACAAGGACACCAGACCCCACACCCTGACCCTCGCGTTCGCCGGCACCGAGGCGACCGGCCTGACCCTCACCCCGCGCCACATCACCGTCCAACCCGGAGCCGGGGCGCGGGAGTTCACCGTCACCCTCGGCGTCGGCGACCGCCTAGGCTTCCCCGTCCGCGCTGAACCCACCTCCCTCGGCGGCAAGATCGTCGTCACCGACGAGAGCGGCGCGGTCCTCGTCGACCAGCTCCTCGACCCGGTCGCCGTCAGCGTCGAGAAGAGCCGACTGCCCTGGATCGTCGCGGGAGTCGCCGTGTTCGTACTCGCCGCCGGCGGTGTTCTCGTCCTTCTCTTCCTGCGCCGCAGGGCGGCGGTCAGGCCGCGCGGGACGCTGGTCCTGGAGGACCCGTGGGGCCGTGAACTGGCCGTGCACCCGGTGCTCGACGGGCGGGGCCGCTGGTACCGGTTCGACATCGTGGAGGAGGGCGACAGTCCGCGCGTGCGCCGCGCCGACCAGGGGGAGTGGGCCATGCGCCGCACGCCCGCCGGGGACGCCGAACTGCGGCGTGGCACCGCCGAACCGGTGACCGTACGGCCCGGCGAGGGGCTGAGCGCGGGCGACGACCTGGTCCTGAAGGTCGTCGACGCCGTCGCCGCGACGCCCCCGCCGGACACCTGGTCGCCGTACGCGTCCGAGGCCGGCCACCCCGACCTGTGA
- a CDS encoding AAA domain-containing protein: protein MLTRTLDLPTPLTLIPARSLDGVLTRLRRDHPHLPSSVEELETDLSARESVPATFPPPGRRQQALALYGRGWLALLVPAPDARAYQVRTVTALRFDDHHRLARGCLLLRPTAWTIRHTAAVSTHTHWDLLRAEWELLRKESATKGHRDPDGREARRLDLLTKAVDTEHEVQRERAAAARPFTYRDVQPTDRHATYTFVLHGRATPAEDEVLRVRGEASVRGQVVAVDQRAARLTLALERPVDWQRLPKQGELERVENTVVHARRTDALTALRDGHARNPRLLPILTGTRTPRTSPRRQPDAPALDRWQSAALHTALAADDLAAIIGPPGTGKTTVITQLAQEAAKSGERVLVTAHSNTAVDNVLTRLPAGLVVLRVGAEHRVDPAARHLLLDHRAADLRQGVLDRVGARLAAHTACGPGAEHRPKALYDAVGALETAQERRRDAEAALAEARRGVAGPAQTRLDRTAERLRRTLDRSARTAERRARLSEQPPGWWRDRRLRRADKALAVYGEAVEQAERDRRAAEGALDEATRDHPAVRERRADVDRAAREVTRCRKEAEYVEAPCRALLAPVGDAPADLYAFARWARTAHPLLAARRALLAEWRDDVRAAGSRLHAELVRYAHVVGATSSGAAGPALLTGVDFDLAVLDEAGQITTADALVPLVRARRAVLVGDHRQLPPYADEETVARIGAEHGPQAAESAVRSVLELLQEHLPDTAVAHLRTQRRMPREIADFCSKAFYDGQLLTENGPDSPEIPGARRSTDPRVTQLPTPHPLFRTPLVLVDTCDLPPAERAEGGTPQGRINRAEAALLAALARRCTADDEEWAVIVPYRAQAALIRNHLRDLPPGRGDIATVDSFQGGERDVVLYGFTRSNPAGTVGFLDELRRANVAFTRARRRLVLVGDFDTLTRATDDGFRALARALRDHTATVGESLPSRDLQARLGARTA from the coding sequence ATGCTGACCCGCACCCTCGACCTGCCCACCCCCCTCACCCTGATCCCCGCCCGCTCCCTGGACGGCGTCCTCACCCGCCTGCGCCGCGACCACCCCCACCTCCCGAGCAGCGTCGAAGAACTCGAAACCGACCTGTCCGCACGGGAGTCCGTCCCCGCGACCTTCCCCCCACCCGGCCGCCGCCAGCAGGCGCTGGCCCTGTACGGACGCGGCTGGCTCGCCCTCCTCGTCCCCGCCCCGGACGCCCGCGCCTACCAGGTCCGCACGGTCACCGCCCTGCGCTTCGACGACCACCACCGCCTGGCCCGCGGCTGCCTCCTCCTGCGCCCCACCGCGTGGACGATCCGCCACACCGCCGCCGTCTCGACGCACACCCACTGGGACCTGTTGCGCGCCGAATGGGAGCTGCTGCGCAAGGAGTCGGCCACCAAGGGCCACCGCGACCCGGACGGACGGGAGGCCCGCCGGCTCGACCTGCTGACCAAGGCCGTCGACACCGAGCACGAGGTGCAGCGCGAACGGGCCGCGGCGGCACGGCCGTTCACCTACCGGGACGTCCAGCCGACGGACCGGCACGCCACGTACACGTTCGTCCTGCACGGTCGCGCGACGCCCGCCGAGGACGAGGTCCTGAGGGTGCGGGGCGAGGCGTCCGTACGCGGCCAGGTCGTGGCGGTGGACCAGCGCGCCGCACGGCTGACGCTGGCCCTGGAGCGGCCCGTCGACTGGCAACGCCTGCCGAAACAGGGCGAGTTGGAGCGCGTGGAGAACACGGTCGTGCACGCCCGCCGCACCGACGCCCTCACCGCCCTGCGCGACGGCCACGCCCGCAACCCCCGCCTCCTGCCGATCCTCACGGGCACCCGGACACCCCGCACGTCACCGAGACGGCAGCCGGACGCCCCCGCGCTCGACCGGTGGCAGAGCGCCGCCCTGCACACCGCCCTCGCCGCCGACGACCTCGCGGCGATCATCGGCCCGCCCGGCACCGGAAAGACCACCGTCATCACCCAACTCGCCCAGGAGGCCGCGAAGTCGGGCGAGCGCGTCCTGGTCACCGCGCACAGCAACACGGCCGTCGACAACGTCCTCACTCGCCTCCCCGCCGGCCTCGTGGTGCTGCGCGTCGGCGCCGAGCACCGCGTCGACCCGGCCGCCCGCCACCTCCTCCTCGACCACCGCGCCGCCGACCTGCGCCAGGGCGTCCTGGACCGGGTCGGCGCCCGCCTCGCCGCCCACACCGCGTGCGGCCCCGGCGCCGAACACCGGCCCAAGGCCCTGTACGACGCCGTCGGCGCCCTGGAGACGGCCCAGGAGCGCCGCCGGGACGCCGAGGCCGCCCTCGCGGAGGCCCGCCGCGGAGTCGCGGGCCCCGCGCAGACACGCCTCGACCGCACCGCCGAACGCCTGCGCCGCACCCTCGACCGCAGCGCCCGCACGGCCGAGCGCCGGGCCCGGCTGAGCGAGCAGCCCCCCGGCTGGTGGCGGGACCGCCGACTCCGGCGCGCGGACAAGGCGTTGGCGGTGTACGGCGAGGCCGTCGAGCAGGCCGAACGGGACCGGCGTGCCGCCGAGGGCGCCCTCGACGAGGCGACCCGCGACCACCCCGCCGTCCGTGAACGCCGCGCGGACGTCGACCGCGCCGCCCGGGAGGTGACCCGGTGCCGCAAGGAGGCCGAGTACGTCGAGGCACCCTGCCGCGCCCTCCTCGCGCCGGTCGGCGACGCCCCCGCCGACCTGTACGCCTTCGCCCGCTGGGCCCGCACCGCCCACCCCCTCCTCGCCGCCCGCCGCGCCCTGCTCGCCGAGTGGCGGGACGACGTCCGCGCGGCCGGGAGCCGACTGCACGCCGAACTCGTGCGGTACGCCCATGTCGTGGGCGCCACCAGCAGCGGCGCCGCCGGACCCGCGCTGCTGACCGGCGTCGACTTCGACCTCGCCGTCCTCGACGAGGCCGGGCAGATCACCACCGCCGACGCGCTCGTCCCGCTGGTCCGCGCCCGGCGCGCCGTCCTCGTCGGCGACCACCGCCAGCTCCCGCCCTACGCCGACGAGGAGACGGTGGCCCGGATCGGCGCCGAACACGGCCCGCAGGCCGCCGAGTCGGCCGTCCGCAGCGTCCTCGAACTCCTCCAGGAACACCTTCCGGACACGGCCGTCGCCCACCTGCGCACCCAGCGCCGCATGCCCCGCGAGATCGCCGACTTCTGCTCGAAGGCGTTCTACGACGGGCAGTTGCTCACCGAGAACGGCCCGGACAGTCCGGAGATCCCCGGCGCGCGCAGGAGCACGGATCCGCGCGTCACCCAACTCCCCACCCCTCACCCCCTGTTCCGCACCCCCCTCGTCCTCGTCGACACCTGCGACCTCCCCCCGGCCGAACGCGCCGAGGGCGGCACCCCGCAGGGCCGGATCAACCGGGCCGAGGCCGCGCTGCTCGCCGCGCTGGCCCGCCGCTGCACGGCGGACGACGAGGAGTGGGCGGTCATCGTGCCCTACCGGGCCCAAGCCGCCCTGATCCGCAACCACTTGAGGGACCTGCCGCCGGGCCGGGGCGACATCGCGACCGTCGACTCGTTCCAGGGCGGCGAACGCGACGTGGTCCTCTACGGGTTCACCCGCAGCAACCCGGCCGGCACGGTCGGCTTCCTGGACGAACTGCGGCGCGCCAACGTCGCGTTCACCCGCGCCCGGCGCCGCCTGGTCCTCGTCGGGGACTTCGACACCCTCACCCGGGCCACGGACGACGGGTTCCGCGCCTTGGCCCGCGCCCTGCGCGACCACACCGCGACGGTCGGCGAGTCACTGCCGTCGCGCGACCTGCAAGCACGTCTGGGAGCCCGCACGGCATGA
- a CDS encoding aromatic ring-hydroxylating dioxygenase subunit alpha, with amino-acid sequence MPHITAFARNQWYVTAYSHEVGRELLGRTVLGEPIVLYRSEEDGTPVALHDRCVHRRYPLSASGLDGDRIVCGYHGFTYDRSGTCVYVPGQKRVPRTARVASYPVVEQDSLVWVWIGDPALADPAVIPRARHLDAPGWTTIRGMEPIDADYGLLVDNLLDLSHETYLHGGYIGTPEVAETPITTEVDEGAGIVRVSRHMDDAACPPFYSRSTGIEGRIMRWQDIEYHAPCLYLLHSRVAPVGVVPEADGSDPHGFHTEITYAITPSGDGKVYDFWMVSRDWATDDEEVTEFLRGNNHTVVLQDVDALNLLQRTLGSERDGYQELSINIDTGGLAARRILARLVEEGDKPVERAL; translated from the coding sequence ATGCCGCACATCACCGCCTTCGCCAGGAACCAGTGGTATGTCACGGCCTACAGTCACGAGGTCGGCCGCGAACTCCTCGGCCGCACGGTGCTCGGGGAGCCGATCGTGCTGTACCGGAGCGAGGAGGACGGGACGCCGGTCGCGCTGCACGACCGCTGCGTGCACCGCCGCTACCCGCTCTCCGCGAGCGGCCTCGACGGCGACCGGATCGTGTGCGGCTACCACGGCTTCACCTACGACCGGAGCGGGACGTGCGTGTACGTGCCGGGGCAGAAGCGGGTGCCGAGGACCGCGCGCGTCGCGTCGTACCCGGTGGTGGAGCAGGACTCGCTGGTGTGGGTGTGGATCGGGGACCCGGCGCTCGCCGACCCGGCGGTGATCCCGCGCGCCCGCCACCTCGACGCGCCGGGCTGGACGACCATCCGCGGCATGGAGCCGATCGACGCCGACTACGGCCTGCTCGTGGACAACCTCCTCGACCTGTCGCACGAGACGTATCTGCACGGCGGCTACATCGGCACGCCCGAGGTGGCGGAGACGCCGATCACCACGGAGGTCGACGAGGGGGCCGGGATCGTCCGGGTCAGCCGGCACATGGACGACGCCGCGTGCCCGCCGTTCTACTCCCGTTCGACAGGCATCGAGGGCCGCATCATGCGCTGGCAGGACATCGAGTACCACGCGCCGTGCCTCTACCTGCTGCACAGCCGCGTCGCCCCGGTCGGTGTGGTCCCGGAGGCGGACGGCAGCGATCCGCACGGCTTCCACACGGAGATCACGTACGCGATCACCCCGTCCGGGGACGGCAAGGTGTACGACTTCTGGATGGTGTCGCGGGACTGGGCGACGGACGACGAGGAGGTCACCGAGTTCCTGCGCGGCAACAACCACACGGTCGTCCTGCAGGACGTCGACGCCCTCAACCTCCTTCAGCGCACGCTGGGTTCGGAGCGCGACGGCTACCAGGAGCTGAGCATCAACATCGACACCGGGGGCCTGGCCGCGCGCCGGATCCTGGCCCGGCTGGTGGAGGAGGGCGACAAGCCGGTGGAGCGGGCGCTGTGA
- a CDS encoding PDR/VanB family oxidoreductase — protein sequence MTVYEAELMVHQLDSPAEDVRVLTLRHPLGEPLPAWEPGAHVDLVLGPGLERQYSLCGDPADRSEWRIAVLREVAGRGGSAYVHGELAAGDKVRVRGPRNHFPLLPSPRYRFVAGGIGITPLLPMLAAAEASGAEWTLLYGGRSRRSMAFTGELEKYGERVTVAPQDETGSLLELGPVLDELPGDTLVYCCGPGPLLDAVESRCPAGALHVERFQPKEQPAGEGREFEVVLERSGLTVTVGADVSVLDAVRAAGVDALFSCTEGTCGTCETDVLEGDIDHRDSVLTQEEQEAGESMMICVSRCKGKRLVLDL from the coding sequence GTGACGGTGTACGAGGCCGAGTTGATGGTCCATCAGCTCGACAGCCCCGCGGAGGACGTGCGTGTCCTCACCCTGCGCCATCCGCTCGGCGAGCCGCTGCCGGCCTGGGAGCCGGGCGCGCACGTCGACCTGGTCCTCGGGCCGGGTCTTGAGCGGCAGTACTCGCTGTGCGGCGATCCGGCGGACCGGTCCGAGTGGCGGATCGCCGTGCTGCGGGAGGTGGCAGGAAGGGGCGGATCGGCTTACGTGCACGGGGAGTTGGCGGCGGGCGACAAGGTGCGGGTACGCGGGCCGCGCAATCACTTCCCGCTGCTGCCGTCGCCGCGCTACCGGTTCGTCGCCGGGGGCATCGGCATCACACCGCTGCTGCCGATGCTGGCCGCCGCCGAGGCGTCCGGCGCCGAGTGGACACTGCTGTACGGCGGGCGTTCCCGGCGGTCGATGGCGTTCACCGGGGAGCTCGAGAAGTACGGGGAGCGGGTGACCGTCGCGCCGCAGGACGAGACCGGGTCGCTGCTCGAACTCGGGCCGGTGCTGGACGAGTTGCCCGGGGACACGCTCGTCTACTGCTGCGGTCCCGGGCCGTTGCTGGACGCGGTGGAGAGCCGGTGCCCGGCGGGTGCGCTGCACGTCGAGCGGTTCCAGCCCAAGGAGCAACCGGCGGGCGAGGGACGGGAGTTCGAGGTCGTCCTGGAGCGCAGCGGGCTCACCGTGACCGTCGGGGCGGACGTGTCCGTGCTCGACGCGGTGCGCGCGGCCGGCGTCGACGCGCTGTTCTCGTGCACCGAGGGCACGTGCGGGACCTGCGAGACCGACGTCCTCGAAGGCGACATCGACCACCGCGACTCGGTCCTCACCCAGGAGGAACAGGAGGCCGGCGAGTCGATGATGATCTGCGTCTCCCGCTGCAAGGGGAAGCGGTTGGTGCTGGACCTCTGA